Part of the Caldalkalibacillus thermarum genome, CCTGCTATAGCTGCTGGCAATACTGTGGTTTTAAAACCAGCGGAAAAAACGCCGTTTTCTGCAATACAATTAGCCAAGGTGTTTGAAGAAGCAGGATTGCCCACGGGTGCACTTAATGTTGTTTTGGGTTTTGGCCCCGACATCGGCGAACCTTTGGTACAAGATGAACGCATTTCCAAAGTGACCTTTACTGGCAGTCCGCAGGTTGGCTTGAAAATTAAACAGATGGCTGGATTAAAGAAGGTTACCCTGGAATTGGGTTCTAACTCCCCTAACATAATTTTTGATGATGCTGAGCTGGATATAGCTGTTAAAAGTCTAGTTAAAGGGGCTTTTGCTTTCTCTGGCCAAGTGTGTATATCAGTGCAGCGCATCTATGTTCAAAAAACGGTTTATGATGCGTTTGTGGAACGGTTTGTCCGCCAGGTGAATGAATTGCAGGTGGGCGATCCGTTGCAAGAGTCAACTGATATTGGACCTATGATCACTGAGGAAGCGGCAAAACGAGCTGAAGAGTGGGTGAAAGAAGCACTGGAAGGGGGAGCCAAGGTATTGACAGGGGGGACAAGGAATGGTTCCGTCATGGCCCCGACTGTGTTAGTCAACGTGAAGCCAGAGATGAAGGTGGTTTGCCAGGAAGTATTTGCCCCTGTTGTTTCCATCATCCCCTTTACAACAGAGCAAGAAGTGATTCAAATGGCCAACAACTCGAATTTCGGCTTGCAAGCGGGTGTGTTTACTCAGAATATTGATCGTGCCCTTCGATTGGCAGATGCTTTAGAGACCGGTGGGGTATGGATCAATGAGATCTCTACTTACCGGCAAGACAACTACCCTTATGGTGGTGTGAAACAAAGTGGTGTGGGAAAAGAAGGAGTTAAATATGCTGTTGAAGATATGACAGACCTGAAATTTATAGGGATTAAACTTGGTTCATAACACGCCAACTGCCACAATTATAGTAACAGAGGTGATACGCATGAATTTAGCTTACTTTAGAACACCGAACGAATTGATCATGGGGGTAGGTTCTGTCAACACTGTCGGCCGTGAAGCCAAAAAACTGGGTGCTCATAAAGTATTGGTGGTCACTGATAAAGTGATCCGCAAGACAGGTATTCTTGATCAAGTGATCAGTCCTCTTCAAGAGGAACAACTCCTTGTGGATATCATTGACGATGTGGTTGCGGAGCCTCCATTTGAGATTTTGGAACAGATAGTAGCCAAAATTAAAACAGGCGGCTTTGATGTATTAATTGGTGTCGGGGGAGGCAGCGCCCTGGATGTCACAAAAGTTTTGTCAGTGATGTTGACCAATGAGCAAAATGTCCGTGACATGGTCGGCATCGAGAAAGTAGAAAAAAAGGGTGTTCCGTTTATCTTGATTCCGACGACGGCGGGCACTGGTTCTGAGGTCACTTATAATGCCATTTTTACTGATACCCGTGATCAGGTTAAAAAAGGTATTGTGAGCACTTACTTGTTGCCTGATGTGGCAATCGTGGATCCTGCCTTAACCTTAACTGTTCCCCCTGCTGTAACAGCAGCAACAGGGATGGATGCTTTGGTGCATGCTGTGGAGTCCTATACAGCGGTGCGGGCTAATCCCTTAACAGATGGCATCGCGCTCAAGGCCATTAAACTTATTTCACAATCACTGCGCAAAGCTGTTTTTCAAGGATCTAATTTAAAAGCGCGGGAAGAAATGGCTATGGGTAGTTTGTTAGCAGGTATTTCCTTAGGTAATGCAGGTGTGGGAGCTGTCCATGCCCTGGCCTATCCGCTGGGTGGCAAGTTTAAGGTGCCCCACGGGGTAGCCAACTCTATGTTATTACCCTATGTAATGAAGTACAATGTCGTTGCTGATCTACAAAAATTTGTCGAAATTGCCCAGGCGATGGGTGAACAGGTTGAGGGATTAAGTTTGCGTGAAGCGGCAGATCGAGCTGTACAAGCCATGAGTAAACTGGCCCAGGATGTGGGAATTCCAGCTTCAATCCGTGAGGTGGGGGTTAAGCGCGAAGATATTCCTGCCTTAGCTGAGGAAGCAAGTAAGATAGATCGGCTCTTAAATAACAATCCTCGCTGGCTAACAGTACGGGAGATTACTGAAATTTATGAAGCAGCTTATGAAGGAGAAAATTAAGGGTGTGGAGTGAGTAAAGCCCAGGGCCACACGTGGTTCTGGGCTTATGACGTGAAAATCCCCCAACAACAACTGTTGGGGGATGGGGAATGATTACATTTGAGGCTGAGGCTGCCCGACAGGCTGGTAACTGTGCAGCATCGTTTTGGCCGTGTGATTGTCAAGGGTGGGTACTTGGTACCAGCCTTTTTCGTTCATATAGCATTTGTCCAGGCTGCACCTGCTGCCGGTTGTGTATGGCTGCAGGAACCTGGGCGTAATCGTGTGTGTATTCCACCAGATGATTGTAATGTTGAATGGCTTGGCCGATGTGACGGTTGAGGATTTGCACCAATTGGGCACCATATGGCATGATGATTCCTCCCTTCAAACATTGCCCATCTATAACGTACCCGGAATGGTGAAAAGTATGGCTTGAGAGTTTCGGCAAAAATGGGCCACAACTGTTGTCACCGGAGGAATCATCTTTTACCAGGCCCGCTCGTACTGGCGGGGACCTTCAATCTGCATATTTAACTCTTGCGCCGCCCGTCTCGGCCAATAGGGATCGCGCAACAATTCCCGGGCCAGAAAGACAAGATCGGCCCGCTCATTCTGTAAAATTTCCTCTGCTTGCCATCCGCTGGTAATCAAGCCGACTGCGCCGGTGGCAATATTGGCTTCTGCCCTGATTTTCTCTGCAAAAGGCACCTGATACCCCGGATAAACATTGATTTTTGCCGGCACAACACCTCCGGAACTGCAGTCAATGAGATCCACACCTTGGGCTTTCATTTTTTGGGCATAATAAACGTAATCATCAACGGTTAATCCTTCAGGGTGGTAATCACTCGCTGAAATACGCACAAACAGAGGTCCATCCCACTCCTCTTTGACCGCCTCAATCACCTCCTGCAAAAACCGGTAGCGCCGGTCACGGTCCCCACCGTATGTATCATGACGATGGTTAGATAACGGGGACAAAAATTGATTAATGAGATAGCCATGGGCAGCGTGAATTTCTACCACGTCAAAACCAGCTGCCTTTGCCCGCCGGGCCCCTTCCCGGAAAGCGGCGATGGTCTCCTCAATCTGTTCCGCCGTCATAGCTGCCGGTGTTTTCATGTTTTCATTAAACGGAATGGCTGAAGGAGCGATAATGGGTCCATCAACGGTGGCTTTTCGGCCTGCGTGAGCCAATTGGATCCCTATTTTAGCACCGTGCTGGTGGCTCAAGCGGACTAATTCGGCTAAACCCTCAATATGTTCGTCACTCCAGATGCCCAAATCATGGACAGAGATGCGGCCTTGGGGGGTGACAGCCGTCGCCTCCACAATAATCAGGCCGACTTGTCCAACCGCCCGGCTGGTGTAATGGACGCGGTGCCAGTCGGTCACTTTCCCGTCTTCATCCATACAGGAGTACATGCACATCGGGGACATAACGATACGGTTTTTAAAGGTGACATCTTTGATGGTGTAAGGGCTAAACAGCTTGCTCATCCGCTCACATCCTTCTGCCGATAGTAGTGGTGTTTTTTAGTCTCATTTTTTCGCTTCACTAAATAGTTTAGCATGAGTACGTATTTTCGTCATGTCAAAGGATGTGCGGTGTAACTTAAGTTATTTCCAGCGCAAACTTATTGATGATGAGAGCGTTTGAGCAGAGCTTGACGCAATTGTTTTTCACTGATCTCCTTGCGAATAAATTTCATGATGGTATGAATCATCTGCTTGTTCATACTCCCCCTCCTCACGTTGGCTAGTTCAATCTTTATTTGCAGTTTATTCAAGACAGGCGGGAGATATACGGGGGAAACCGGAATTATTGGGTTTGATCAAATTTTTACTGGGCAGTAAGTAAGTTTCCTGTTGCAAGCTAATAAAAATATTGACATGACACCAGATAACTTATATTATGTAAATCGTAAGTATTACTATTTATAATGACAAACAAAGGGCGGCCTGGTATAAGGCCGCCCCCTTAATGATAACGGCGAAGTTAGCAGTATTCGTTCAGGTTGTAATCTTCTGGTTCGTTTTTTCTGCGTCTGTTGTCAGTTTCAACAACTCCGTATTCACCAGCAAACTCTTCCACGGGAACAATGTCCCGCAAGTTGATGTTCTCTTCGTTCCTGTTGCGCTGGTTTCTGCGGTTTCTGGCCACCAGAGCTGCACTCCCTTTCGCCGTTAGAATAGATGGGTTGACCAAATTTATGACCAAGCCCATCTGCCCCTTATTATGGCCTGTTTTGATCGGAAAAAAGAGTGTTAATTTGTAGCAACCGCCGCTGAAGTAGGATCCGTATTTAACTTCTCCACAATGTGTCGGGCGATCCAGACACCCGAAGCGGATGCTTGGGCCAACCCCCGGGTCAAACCGGCACCGTCTCCGGCGGCGTACAGGTTGCTGATCTCTTCCACTTCCAGGTGTTCCGTCAGATGGGGACGTGCAGAGTAAAATTTGGCTTCAACACCGTACAGCAGGGTGTGTTCAGTAGCCAGTCCGGGAGTGATGTGGTTTAAGGCTTCAATCATTTCAATAATGCTTTTCATGGTGGCATACGGCAGCACCTTGGTCAGGTCACCGGGCACAGCTTCTTTCAGGGTAGGCTCCACGAAACCTTCTTTGATCCTTTTTTCAGTGGAGCGGCGTCCCTTGATAATATCCCCAAAGCGTTGCACCAGGATGGAACCGCCGGAAAGTTCGTTGGCTAGCATGCCGATCCGGCGGGCGTATTCATTGGGCCTGTCAAACGGGTCGGAAAATTCATGGGAGACCAGCAGGGCGAAGTTGGTATTTTCCGATCCCAGCGCCTCATCTTTATAACTGTGACCATTGGCCAGCATGACTCCGCTGTGGTTTTCCACCACCACGTGCCCGGAAGGGTTGCTGCAAAAGGTTCTGACCCTCGTGCCGACCGAACTGTTAAAAATAAACTTTCCTTCGTACAGGTGGGTGTTCACCTCTTCCATAATGGTATCTAAGGTCTCCACCCGCACACCGATATCCACCTGATTGTTTTTCATTTTGATCTTCCGTTTTCTGAGCAGTTCAGCCAGCCAGACAGCCCCATCCCGGCCCGGGGCGATCAGCACATATCTACCCCTGATTTCTTCGCCATTCTTTTTCAGGATGACGCCCGTTGCTTTAAGCTTGCCGCTTTTCTCTTCCGTCAAGAGGTCGGCCACTTCTGTTTTGAAACGCATCTCAATTTTATCGTTTAAATACTCAAAAATACTTTGCAAAATTTGCAGGTTTTGTTCTGTTCCCAAGTGGCGGACATTGGCCCGCAACAATTTTAGACCTGCTGCCAGTCCTTTTTTCTCAATCTGTTTGACGGCCTCACTGCTTGGATCGGTAATGGAGGTCGTGGCGCCGTGTCTAAGGTTAATGTCATCCACATATTTAATCAAGTCATACACGGTACTTTTATCCAAATAATCGGTTAGCCAACCGCCGAATTCTGTGGTAATGTTAAACTTTCCATCCGAATAAGCGCCTGCACCTCCAAAACCATTGGTAATGGAGCAGGCAGGCAAACAGCCAGCATATTCTTTTTTCGCTGTGGGCGGCGGGCATTTCTTAATTTTCCGCTCCAGAATCGGACAGCGCCGGGCGTAAATATCCAGCCCTTTATCGATGAGCAGCACCTTGGCTCCTGGCGCTTTCAAGGTCAGCTCATAGGCGGCAAAGATCCCGGCCGGTCCGGCCCCAACAATAATGACATCGTACATGGGCAATCACCTCACATCCGGAATGAAAGACGAACAATTAAAAATGAATGCGCTTTTAAAGTTCGTTTTTTTCAAGCCGTTGTTTATTCTAGCATAATCCTGGTAAAAATCAACTTTAAAAAAATTTAGTCAGGCGAAAAAAGCAGGAAAGTCATTGCTGGTACGCGAATACATAGTACAGACAGTGTGAAAAGGGAGGGCAAGGCATGAGCTTAGGGATTAACGGTAAAATTTTGCGAGTCAATTTAACGCAGGGGACCCATGCCATCGACCGGCCGGATGAAGCCTGGTACCGGATGTATCATGGCGGGCGGGGGTTGATTGCCTATTATTTGTACAAGGAGTTGAAGCCTGGGATTGATCCATTGGGACCGGACAACAAGCTGATTTTTGCAGCCGGACCGCTTACCGGTGAACCATTTGGCGGGGCGGGACGCAACAGTGTGGGGGCCAAGTCCCCTTTGACAG contains:
- the namA gene encoding NADPH dehydrogenase NamA, with the translated sequence MSKLFSPYTIKDVTFKNRIVMSPMCMYSCMDEDGKVTDWHRVHYTSRAVGQVGLIIVEATAVTPQGRISVHDLGIWSDEHIEGLAELVRLSHQHGAKIGIQLAHAGRKATVDGPIIAPSAIPFNENMKTPAAMTAEQIEETIAAFREGARRAKAAGFDVVEIHAAHGYLINQFLSPLSNHRHDTYGGDRDRRYRFLQEVIEAVKEEWDGPLFVRISASDYHPEGLTVDDYVYYAQKMKAQGVDLIDCSSGGVVPAKINVYPGYQVPFAEKIRAEANIATGAVGLITSGWQAEEILQNERADLVFLARELLRDPYWPRRAAQELNMQIEGPRQYERAW
- a CDS encoding iron-containing alcohol dehydrogenase gives rise to the protein MNLAYFRTPNELIMGVGSVNTVGREAKKLGAHKVLVVTDKVIRKTGILDQVISPLQEEQLLVDIIDDVVAEPPFEILEQIVAKIKTGGFDVLIGVGGGSALDVTKVLSVMLTNEQNVRDMVGIEKVEKKGVPFILIPTTAGTGSEVTYNAIFTDTRDQVKKGIVSTYLLPDVAIVDPALTLTVPPAVTAATGMDALVHAVESYTAVRANPLTDGIALKAIKLISQSLRKAVFQGSNLKAREEMAMGSLLAGISLGNAGVGAVHALAYPLGGKFKVPHGVANSMLLPYVMKYNVVADLQKFVEIAQAMGEQVEGLSLREAADRAVQAMSKLAQDVGIPASIREVGVKREDIPALAEEASKIDRLLNNNPRWLTVREITEIYEAAYEGEN
- a CDS encoding aldehyde dehydrogenase family protein, with the translated sequence MSHTGFEAGSIIAGQEYKGKGRDTLEVHNPFNKEVIGRIHLATSEDLDRAIVTALKVFHTTMKKIPAYQRAAILRRAADILEERTEEFATILALEAGKPIRDGRAEVKRGVQVLRFSADEAKKLAGELVPMDAAVGGENRLGLVKRVPLGVVGAITPFNFPLNLALHKLGPAIAAGNTVVLKPAEKTPFSAIQLAKVFEEAGLPTGALNVVLGFGPDIGEPLVQDERISKVTFTGSPQVGLKIKQMAGLKKVTLELGSNSPNIIFDDAELDIAVKSLVKGAFAFSGQVCISVQRIYVQKTVYDAFVERFVRQVNELQVGDPLQESTDIGPMITEEAAKRAEEWVKEALEGGAKVLTGGTRNGSVMAPTVLVNVKPEMKVVCQEVFAPVVSIIPFTTEQEVIQMANNSNFGLQAGVFTQNIDRALRLADALETGGVWINEISTYRQDNYPYGGVKQSGVGKEGVKYAVEDMTDLKFIGIKLGS
- a CDS encoding NAD(P)/FAD-dependent oxidoreductase; protein product: MYDVIIVGAGPAGIFAAYELTLKAPGAKVLLIDKGLDIYARRCPILERKIKKCPPPTAKKEYAGCLPACSITNGFGGAGAYSDGKFNITTEFGGWLTDYLDKSTVYDLIKYVDDINLRHGATTSITDPSSEAVKQIEKKGLAAGLKLLRANVRHLGTEQNLQILQSIFEYLNDKIEMRFKTEVADLLTEEKSGKLKATGVILKKNGEEIRGRYVLIAPGRDGAVWLAELLRKRKIKMKNNQVDIGVRVETLDTIMEEVNTHLYEGKFIFNSSVGTRVRTFCSNPSGHVVVENHSGVMLANGHSYKDEALGSENTNFALLVSHEFSDPFDRPNEYARRIGMLANELSGGSILVQRFGDIIKGRRSTEKRIKEGFVEPTLKEAVPGDLTKVLPYATMKSIIEMIEALNHITPGLATEHTLLYGVEAKFYSARPHLTEHLEVEEISNLYAAGDGAGLTRGLAQASASGVWIARHIVEKLNTDPTSAAVATN